TAAATTATTGTTTATCttaaattttgtcattttaataattaatttaccTTACAAATCTTGAAAGCgtgattgaaataattttgagcTGTCTTTATGTACCCGACTTATATGGAAGCCCAGCAATGTTTGAGCCATTCCTATATGAAGTcatttatttacttatatttaCTGTTTTAGGCACTATTGGACATGTGGCCCATGGAAAATCTACTGTAGTAAAAGCAATATCGGGTGTACAGGTTTGTAGAAAAATTCTGTTAGAACAACCTCTGTATTTACTACAATTTGATAAAATGCTTTGGTCCAATATTTGCATCACACCTCTTTGACCAAATAAAATTTTGACCACTGATATAATGCCTTGTTTTCATATTGATATCATGTTATGTTATTTCTTTGCAGACTGTGCGATTCAAGAATGAACTGGAAAGAAATATCACAATTAAGTTGGGATATGCTAATGCCAAGGTGATTATTGACAGTGTATGGAAGCCATAGAGCTTAATATGATAGATTTAAAAAGAAGGGATTTTGTCAAAATTGTATTTGTCTTGTTAATCACATGTTTGGATGCCCAATATATTTGGATACCCAAAATAAAGCATTTCACCAAGCAAAAAAGCAGAAGAAAACAACACTTAAGAATCGTGATCTTGAATAATGCAAAAAAATTGGATCTTATATGACATAGAAAACGATAAAGCAATGTTCATTTCCTTATATCCATTTCATGACATACTCAAGTGTCTGTTGGTCCCAATAAGCCTTTCACCAGTTTTGTGTTGTTTCCCGATTCTTGGTTTGTATTGAACATTGTTATATGAATTGTTGATGTGTTTCAGATTTACAAATGTGACAACAATGCATGTCCTCGCCCCAGCTGCTACAGATCTTGTGGAAGCTCAAAAGAAGATATTTTCCCTTGTGACAGAACAGGATGTCCCGGAAAATTTAGGGTTTTAAGGTACGAGTGATTTGTACTTTCTACCATTGGATTCACTGGATACCTTAACCAATCAGGACACAGCAGTATCACGAGATCGACCataaatagaaacaaattatatatgGCCATATTTTGGCTGATTAGGTACTTGGAACAAAAGTGTCTAAATGTaacttatataatgtaaattatttagaAACCACTGTTTATGAAAGAGATTTctgtaataaaaaatgaaatgaggGGAATAATAAAATCACATGTTTTCCATGCCATAAACTTTGAGGCAGCAAGGAATTATCTTGTGTAGGAAAGCTAATTTTGTTGTGATGTTTATGACCAATACTTCAGTCTAGATTCTTTTACAGACATGTATCCTTTGTTGACTGTCCTGGTCACGATATTCTTATGGCAACCATGTTGAACGGAGCTGCTGTCATGGATGCTGCTCTTCTTTTAATTGGTAATTTAATCTATTTGTTGTAATAAACTTTGACCAGAATCTTGTAATTTAGTAGAGAAAGTTACTCATTTGTCATATTACACTGCTTCTgatttttatatgtaggttaGGGCAGTTATTTCTtatgtaatttcatttatttctgtcaaaaatacataataataatttagCCTTACCTAGTTTCCAAATACTTTCGAAATCTGGTGAATATTTTCTTCTGTAATTTATCTTTTCTCTTAGCACTTCATTGAAGCCTCAAGTAATTATTGATGCAATACTTACTTGTCACTGTGATTATAACATCAAAAATCACCAACCATATTGTTCTGTAGAGTTGGCTTATTATTATCAATTTGTGATTATAAAGTACCGATTTATTTGCTTATGTTCAGTCTAGTTGTGAAACTAAGTAGCAATGTCTTTATTTACAGCTGGAAATGAATCGTGTCCACAGCCACAGACCTCTGAACATTTGGCAGCTGTAGAAATCATGAAGCTTAAACACATTCTGATTTTACAAAACAAGATAGATCTGGTTAAAGAAAGTCAAGCTAAGGAACAGTATGAGCAGATCCTATCATTTGTAAAAGGTAGTTATTTTTAAGATTGTCATCTTTTTACacttgtttgaaaaaaaatcattttcctTAAGTTAGCTACTGTATATCGCAACAGTAACTTATTTCAAAGTTAGGATTGATATGATCTGACAAGGGCCTGTTTCACAGACAAAGATATCTCAGGCTGCAATCACAAGGCTTGCAGAGTGCTTGCCAGCCATAAGAGATTTGTCTTTCTTCTAAACagatatttgtatgttttgtgtaAGATTCTCGTTGCACCATTCTTAATAGACGTAAAACTGATGACATTTTCAATTATTGATTTTGTCTTACACATTTTAAAGGCATGACATATGCATTTTTTAGCATGGCCACTTTCGTTCTCTACACCATTTGATTTTTTATGCATTACTTGGAACATCCATGGAGATCTTGTGAATGATGTTAGAAATGTACCAGCTGTTAAGGGTTTTGCTTTTTTCTACTTTAGGTACAATAGCAGAAGGTGCTCCTATCATCCCTATCTCAGCTCAGCTGAAATATAACATTGATGTTATCTGtgaatatattgttaaaaaaatacccGTGCCTCTTCGAGACTTCACATCAGAGCCTAGACTTATAggtatgtacacaaaacaatCATCACAAATAGTGGCTCtgaaacattttatctttaCCAGATGCATAACTAAACATTAATGCAAGCTGTagaaattcatatttatttgtataatttctttgatgtaaatttattgaaacatatattgttaaattttgtCACAAATACCATGCAAACTGGTAAATTGTGGATTTAACAAATACCTTTTCAAaggatgaaaatatatttttaacagtATCTTcagaatttatataaaaataagacAAGTTAGCTTAAAGTTTACGTCAATACACAGATTTTGAATACAGTGTTGAAGGTAAAAATGGGCACTAGAAgaatttatacaaatgtatataaataaaaggaTGGTTTATAAATTTCCTTTCTGGTTTTAAAGTATAATGGAAGAATCATGTTGATTAACGACATTTTGCAGTTATCCGATCTTTTGATGTCAACAAACCAGGAAGTGAAGTTGATGACTTAAAAGGGGGTGTGGCCGGTGGAAGTATTCTGAAGGGAGTCCTTAAGGTAAGGTCATTTACCCCTCTTCATGTACAGGTTACATTATCAAAACAGATGTAAATATCCTATCTCTGGTCTTAAATTATTGCCAGAGACCCACCGTTGATTGTACACTATGCTACACTTAACACGTTAGGGTCAGCTCAGCCAGAAAATCTTGTTTGGACAGATTCCAGTCAGATTGGTTCTGTCTATAATTTTCGAGTCATGCTTTTAGCCAATGACATTGAAGGTTGCATATGCTTTATG
This DNA window, taken from Argopecten irradians isolate NY unplaced genomic scaffold, Ai_NY scaffold_0838, whole genome shotgun sequence, encodes the following:
- the LOC138313680 gene encoding eukaryotic translation initiation factor 2 subunit 3, Y-linked-like; translation: MRLASDSMAAEDEGKEVKNLQPHLSKQDLSTLNVEKLTPLTLDVISRQATINIGTIGHVAHGKSTVVKAISGVQTVRFKNELERNITIKLGYANAKIYKCDNNACPRPSCYRSCGSSKEDIFPCDRTGCPGKFRVLRHVSFVDCPGHDILMATMLNGAAVMDAALLLIAGNESCPQPQTSEHLAAVEIMKLKHILILQNKIDLVKESQAKEQYEQILSFVKGTIAEGAPIIPISAQLKYNIDVICEYIVKKIPVPLRDFTSEPRLIVIRSFDVNKPGSEVDDLKGGVAGGSILKGVLKVGQEIEVRPGTVLKDQDGKLTCTPIFSRILSCFAEQNDLQYAVPGGLIGVGTKIDPMLCRADRMVGCVLGAVGALPDIYTELTISFFLLRRLLGVKMEGDKKGAKVQKLSKNEILMVNIGSLSTGGRVLAVKADLAKIGLTNPVCTEIGEKIALSRRVEKHWRLIGWGQIRQGVKVTPNSK